A genomic window from Daphnia magna isolate NIES linkage group LG9, ASM2063170v1.1, whole genome shotgun sequence includes:
- the LOC116930930 gene encoding sugar transporter SWEET1 isoform X2 codes for MALENFREILSVTATVTTIIQFLTGVIICASIRKKGISGEISGFPFIAGVLGCSLWLRYGMLMKDSAMITVNAVGLVLQMSYVCMYYVYATHKEAYLKQVLIVLSVVLTTMFYVVVETNEDKAEFRLGLLCCATTLIFCSAPLATLGDVLRTRSTETLPFYLILANVLVAAQWFLYGVAVHNTFVQVPNFISCLIALFQLALFAVFPSTSTRTKLQNVV; via the exons ATGGCACTGGAAAACTTCAGAGAGATCTTGAGCGTGACTGCCACTGTCACAACgattattcaatttttaaccGGAGT GATTATTTGTGCAAGTAttcgaaaaaaaggaatttctgGAGAAATTTCAGGTTTCCCATTTATAGCTGGTGTTCTGGG aTGTAGTTTGTGGCTTCGCTATGGGATGCTCATGAAAGATTCTGCAATGATAACAGTAAATGCAGTTGGACTTGTACTTCAGATGTCTTATGTTTGCATGTACTATGTATATGCAACACACAAG GAAGCATACCTAAAACAGGTATTGATTGTCTTATCTGTGGTTCTTACTACCATGTTTTACGTGGTAGTAGAAACTAATGAGGACAAGGCTGAATTCAGATTAGGGTTGCTCTGTTGTGCCACCACCTTGATCTTCTGTTCTGCACCTCTTGCCACATTG GGTGATGTCTTGCGGACACGCAGCACCGAAACCTTGCCATTTTATTTGATCCTTGCCAATGTTCTTGTAGCAGCGCAATGGTTTCTTTATGGCGTGGCAGTTCACAACACTTTTGTTCAA GTGCCTAATTTCATCAGTTGCCTTATTGCCTTATTCCAATTGGCATTGTTTGCCGTCTTCCCGAGTACCAGTACTCGCACAAAGCTTCAA AACGTCGTTTAA
- the LOC116930930 gene encoding sugar transporter SWEET1 isoform X1, whose product MALENFREILSVTATVTTIIQFLTGVIICASIRKKGISGEISGFPFIAGVLGCSLWLRYGMLMKDSAMITVNAVGLVLQMSYVCMYYVYATHKEAYLKQVLIVLSVVLTTMFYVVVETNEDKAEFRLGLLCCATTLIFCSAPLATLGDVLRTRSTETLPFYLILANVLVAAQWFLYGVAVHNTFVQVPNFISCLIALFQLALFAVFPSTSTRTKLQVSDEE is encoded by the exons ATGGCACTGGAAAACTTCAGAGAGATCTTGAGCGTGACTGCCACTGTCACAACgattattcaatttttaaccGGAGT GATTATTTGTGCAAGTAttcgaaaaaaaggaatttctgGAGAAATTTCAGGTTTCCCATTTATAGCTGGTGTTCTGGG aTGTAGTTTGTGGCTTCGCTATGGGATGCTCATGAAAGATTCTGCAATGATAACAGTAAATGCAGTTGGACTTGTACTTCAGATGTCTTATGTTTGCATGTACTATGTATATGCAACACACAAG GAAGCATACCTAAAACAGGTATTGATTGTCTTATCTGTGGTTCTTACTACCATGTTTTACGTGGTAGTAGAAACTAATGAGGACAAGGCTGAATTCAGATTAGGGTTGCTCTGTTGTGCCACCACCTTGATCTTCTGTTCTGCACCTCTTGCCACATTG GGTGATGTCTTGCGGACACGCAGCACCGAAACCTTGCCATTTTATTTGATCCTTGCCAATGTTCTTGTAGCAGCGCAATGGTTTCTTTATGGCGTGGCAGTTCACAACACTTTTGTTCAA GTGCCTAATTTCATCAGTTGCCTTATTGCCTTATTCCAATTGGCATTGTTTGCCGTCTTCCCGAGTACCAGTACTCGCACAAAGCTTCAAGTAAGTGATGAAGAATGA
- the LOC116930927 gene encoding LOW QUALITY PROTEIN: ATP-dependent RNA helicase DDX42 (The sequence of the model RefSeq protein was modified relative to this genomic sequence to represent the inferred CDS: deleted 1 base in 1 codon): protein MNSGRGGSRFSGFSVGPRPRANLNKADGSLHAVPPPPSMTRLGNPNTIPLATRFSRPGVPSSTSASYNRFHPQPGAGRIDVELIPPVSVSKQGYSTLNAISQGAINTTYGVPTNRPKTEDDYFDEDDDEPPSNEPLYQPGPDSPTFTGNAESDDEEDPLDAFMNDLNKKVKKEEVKIPLKEESSGKGKGKALRHDIEEEDDEESYYRYIKENPLAGLQADDSDSEQIEYDEDGIPIKLGKKHIDPLPPIDHSAITYLPFEKNFYEEHEEIKNLPLNQSNELRETLGLKVSGISIPKPVCSFAHFNFDEKLLNVIRKSEFTNPTPIQSQAIPAALSGRDVIGIAQTGSGKTAAFLWPMIVHILDQSVLKQGDGPIGVILAPTRELSQQIYTEAKKFCKVFGISVVCCYGGGSKWEQSKDLEQGAEIVVATPGRMIDLVKIKATNLQRVTFLVLDEADRMFDMGFEPQVRSICNHVRPERQTLLFSATFKKRIEKLARDVLSDPIRIVQGDVGEANQDVTQVIEVIAPTAKYSWLIVRLVEFMASGSVLIFVTKKANAEELCASLKSRELSVALLHGDMDQIDRNQVISAFKKKEMDILVATDVAARGLDIPHIRTVVNYDIARDIDTHTHRIGRTGRAGEKGMAYTLVTPADKEFAGHLVRNLEGASQVVPEPLMDLAMQSAWFRKSRFKGGQGRKPNVGGRGLGYSDKTSTAANRTLTGANAIKPVFQSGPISFSKPTQGPAVAAGPSGGRLAAMKAAFQSQYKQQFCSSSDSKPPQPLASDSSSAEGSGQRPVKKKSRWDD from the exons atgaattcaGGAAGGGGCGGTAGTCGATTTTCGGGTTTTAGTGTGGGCCCAAGACCTAGAGCGAATCTGAACAAAGCTGATGGCAGCCTTCATGCAGTTCCCCCGCCACCGTCAATGACGAGACTGGGCAATCCGAACACCATACCTCTTGCCACACGATTTTCGCGGCCTGGCGTTCCAAGTAGCACCTCAGCCAGTTATAATAGATTTCATCCTCAACCTGGAGCTGGCCGTATTGATGTTGAGCTTATACCGCCTGTGTCAGTTAGTAAACAAGGTTATAGCACGCTTAATGCAATTAGCCAAGGTGCAATTAACACCACATATGGTGTGCCTACCAATAGGCCCAAAACTGAAGACGA TTACTTtgatgaagatgatgatgaaccCCCATCAAATGAACCCCTGTATCAACCAGGACCTGATTCACCAACCTTTACAGGAA aTGCTGAGtctgatgatgaagaagaccCATTGGATGCCTTTATGAATGATCTcaacaaaaaagttaaaaaagaagaagtaaaaattcctTTAAAAGAAGAATCAAGTGGAAAAGGCAAAGGCAAAGCCTTACGGCATGatattgaagaagaagacgatgaagaATCATACTATCGCTATATTAAAGAAAATCCACTAGCTGGGTTGCAAGCAGATGACTCAGACTCAGAGCAAATTGAATATGATGAGGATGGAATTCCAATAAAACttggaaaaaaacacattgatcctcttccaccgatcGACCATTCTGCTATTACATACCTTccgtttgaaaaaaatttctacGAAGAGCATGAGGAGATAAAGAACCTGCCACTTAACCAGTCTAATGAACTGAGAGAAACACTGGGCCTGAAAGTGTCTGGAATCTCAATCCCGAAACCAGTATGCAGTTTCGCCCACTTTAATTTCGATGAAAAATTGCTTAACGTGATTCGTAAGTCCGAGTTCACAAATCCTACTCCTATCCAG TCTCAAGCAATACCAGCTGCGCTGTCAGGCCGAGACGTTATTGGTATAGCTCAGACTGGAAGTGGAAAAACGGCCGCTTTTCTCTGGCCGATGATAGTCCATATATTGGATCAATCCGTTCTAAAACAAG GCGATGGACCTATCGGTGTTATATTAGCACCTACGCGAGAACTCAGTCAACAAATCTACACCGAAGCAAAAAAGTTTTGCAAAGTTTTCGGCATCAGTGTTGTTTGCTGTTATGGTGGTGGATCCAAATGGGAGCAATCGAAAGATTTGGAACAAGGTGCCGAAATTGTAGTTGCCACTCCTG GTCGAATGATTGATCTGGTTAAGATAAAAGCCACAAACTTGCAGCGAGTTACCTTTTTGGTCTTGGATGAAGCAGACCGAATGTTTGATATGGGGTTTG AGCCCCAAGTGCGATCTATTTGCAATCATGTTCGTCCGGAACGACAAACCCTTCTTTTTAGCGCAACattcaaaaaaagaatagaaaaactTGCCCGTGATGTGCTGTCTGATCCAATTCGAATCGTTCAG GGTGATGTTGGTGAGGCGAATCAAGACGTTACGCAAGTAATTGAAGTTATAGCTCCTACTGCTAAGTACAGCTGGCTCATTGTACGCCTAGTAGAGTTTATGGCTTCGGGATCCGTGCTCATTTTCGTGACAAAAAAG GCGAATGCTGAAGAACTCTGTGCCAGCCTTAAATCCAGAGAACTGTCTGTCGCCCTACTACATGGTGACATGGATCAGATAGATCGTAACCAAGTCATTAGCgctttcaaaaagaaagagatggaCATTCTCGTAGCCACAGACGTGGCTGCTCGTGGTCTCGATATTCCTCACATACGAACCGTCGTT AACTACGACATCGCCCGAGATATTGATACACACACTCACCGAATCGGAAGGACAGGTCGCGCTGGTGAAAAAGGCATGGCCTACACCTTAGTGACTCCCGCAGACAAAGAATTCGCTGGGCATTTAGTTAGAAATTTGGAAGGAGCAAGTCAAGTAGTACCGGAGCCGTTGATGGATCTTGCCATGCAGAGTGCATGGTTCCGCAAATCGCGTTTCAAGGGCGGCCAAGGACGGAAGCCTAATGTCGGTGGACGGGGATTGGGATACTCGGATAAAACGTCCACCGCTGCCAACAGAACACTCACTGGTGCCAATGCAATTAAACCGGTTTTC CAAAGTGGACCGATTTCCTTTTCTAAACCTACTCAAGGACCAGCTGTCGCAGCAGGACCCAGTGGTGGTCGTTTGGCTGCAATGAAGGCCGCTTTTCAATCTCAATATAAACAACAg TTCTGCAGCAGCTCTGATAGTAAACCACCTCAACCTTTGGCTTCCGATTCAAGTTCAGCCGAAGGTAGTGGACAACGGCCCGTGAAGAAAAAGAGCAGATGGGACGATTGA
- the LOC116930929 gene encoding succinate--CoA ligase [GDP-forming] subunit beta, mitochondrial, whose amino-acid sequence MAFHIPTLRNVVRLGKCIPTKCSVNIQSVRHLNLLEYQSKTLLEKYNVTVQKFIVADKIDDTNCLSAKLKAGEYVVKAQILAGGRGLGVFDSGFKGGVHLTKDPVKARNLVGEMLNRRLITKQTPKDGIPVNHVMVAESVDILRETYLCILMDREYNGPVIIASPAGGMDIEDVAHKTPELIKTLPVDIFEGVTDAMANDLAEFLLFKGDLKKKAAQEIKHLWEMFLKVDAVQVEINPFVETPQGQVVSVDAKIGFDDNAKFRQQEIFSMEDTTECDPREVEANKYNLNYIGMDGNIGCLVNGAGLAMATMDIIQLYGASPANFLDVGGTVQEQQVLQAFQILTSDKNVKAILVNVFGGIVNCATIASGIVGACKRIELKVPLIVRLEGTNVDAAKQILKDSGLPIQSASDLDDAAKKAVASI is encoded by the exons ATGGCTTTTCATATTCCCACCCTCAGGAATGTTGTGCGGTTGGGGAAGTGCATCCCGACC AAATGCAGTGTCAACATTCAGTCTGTGAGACACTTGAACTTGCTTGAGTATCAAAGCAAAACTCTGCTGGAAAAGTACAATGTAACAGTGCAAAAGTTCATAGTTGCAGACAAGATTGATGACACCAACTGTCTGTCAGCCAAATTAA AGGCTGGTGAATATGTTGTCAAAGCTCAAATATTGGCAGGAGGACGTGGATTAGGTGTTTTTGATTCAGGATTCAAAGGAGGTGTTCACCTAACTAAAGA cCCTGTGAAAGCCAGGAATCTTGTTGGGGAAATGTTGAATAGAAGGCTTATTACCAAACAGACACCCAAAGATGGCATTCCTGTAAACCATGTAATGGTAGCAGAATCAGTTGATATTTTAAGGGAAACTTACCTTTGCATTCTGATGGACAG AGAATACAATGGGCCTGTTATTATTGCTAGCCCTGCTGGTGGCATGGATATTGAAGACGTCGCTCACAAAACTCCCGAACTAATTAAAACCCTTCCAGTTGATATTTTCGAAGGGGTCACTGATGCTATGGCAAATGATCTTGCTGAATTCCTTCTTTTCAAAGGggatttgaaaaagaaagcagCCCAAGAAATAAAGCATTTATGGGAAATGTTCCTTAAG GTCGATGCAGTACAAGTAGAAATCAATCCATTCGTCGAAACACCTCAAGGGCAAGTGGTAAGCGTTGACGCAAAGATTGGTTTCGACGATAACGCCAAATTTCGTCAACAAGAAATCTTCAGTATGGAGGACACCACGGAATGTGATCCACGAGAAGTTGAAGCCAATAAATACAATCTGAATTACATTGGCATGGATGGAAACATTGGTTGTCTGG TGAATGGAGCTGGTCTCGCGATGGCCACAATGGATATTATTCAACTGTATGGGGCATCCCCTGCCAACTTCCTTGATGTTGGAGGCACTGTTCAAGAGCAACAAGTGCTGCAAGCATTCCAGATTCTTACCTCAG ACAAAAATGTAAAAGCTATTCTTGTAAATGTGTTCGGTGGTATTGTTAATTGTGCTACCATCGCCTCAGGCATCGTTGGCGCTTGTAAACGCATCGAATTGAAAGTTCCGCTGATTGTTCGACTTGAAG GAACCAATGTGGATGCAGCTAAGCAGATCCTTAAAGATTCTGGGCTTCCAATTCAGAGTGCAAGTGACTTAGATGATGCTGCCAAAAAAGCAGTAGCCAGCATCTAA